The following proteins are encoded in a genomic region of Pseudomonas saponiphila:
- a CDS encoding methionine ABC transporter permease: MAEWFKHIYWADIAQACLDTLSMLGAALGFTVLLGLPLGVLLFLTGKRQLHEAVGLYRLLSVIVNVLRSLPFIILLIVLIPLTTLLVGTSLGVPGTIPPLVVGCTPFFARLVETALREVDHGVVEATQAMGGSTWQIIRHTLLPEARGGLLAAVTVTAIVLVDYTAMAGVIGGGGLGDLAIRYGYQRFQTDVMLVTVILLLVLVQALQMTGDRLVAHYSRR, translated from the coding sequence ATGGCCGAATGGTTCAAGCACATCTACTGGGCTGATATCGCCCAGGCCTGTCTCGACACCCTGAGCATGCTCGGTGCGGCCCTGGGCTTCACCGTGCTGCTGGGGCTGCCCCTGGGCGTGCTGCTGTTTCTCACCGGCAAGCGCCAGTTGCATGAGGCCGTGGGCCTGTATCGGTTGCTGTCGGTGATCGTCAACGTGCTGCGCTCCTTGCCCTTCATCATCCTGCTGATCGTGCTGATTCCCCTGACCACCCTGCTGGTGGGCACCTCCCTCGGGGTGCCGGGGACCATCCCGCCGCTGGTGGTGGGCTGCACGCCGTTCTTTGCTCGGCTGGTGGAAACCGCCCTGCGGGAAGTCGACCACGGGGTGGTGGAAGCGACCCAGGCCATGGGCGGCAGCACCTGGCAGATCATCCGCCACACCCTGTTGCCCGAAGCCCGGGGCGGCCTGCTGGCGGCGGTCACGGTGACCGCCATCGTGCTGGTGGACTACACCGCCATGGCCGGGGTGATCGGTGGCGGCGGCCTTGGCGACCTGGCGATCCGTTACGGCTACCAGCGCTTCCAGACCGACGTGATGCTGGTCACCGTGATCCTCCTGCTGGTGCTGGTGCAGGCCCTGCAGATGACCGGCGACCGCCTGGTGGCGCACTACAGCCGACGTTGA
- a CDS encoding MetQ/NlpA family ABC transporter substrate-binding protein, with protein MKKTLAVLAAVLSLSVNANEKLLVGATPVPHAEILEFVKPELAKEGVDLDIKVFTDFIQPNQQLALKNLDANYYQYRPFLDDFNKTRHTNLVPVVGVHIEPFGAYSTKIKNIAELKDGASVSIPNDPVNTGRALVLLHEAGLIKLKDPSNTLATQRDIVDNPKHLKIRELEGALLARSVSQVDLAFVFANYALEAGIDTNSALIVEKGKDLYIEFLVARPDNIDDPRIQKLAKALNSDAVRQFILSRYKGQIAPGF; from the coding sequence ATGAAAAAGACCCTGGCCGTACTGGCCGCCGTGCTGTCTCTGAGCGTCAATGCCAACGAAAAACTGCTGGTGGGCGCGACCCCGGTGCCCCACGCCGAGATCCTCGAATTCGTCAAACCCGAGTTGGCCAAGGAAGGCGTGGACCTGGACATCAAGGTCTTCACCGACTTTATCCAGCCCAATCAGCAACTGGCGCTGAAGAACCTCGACGCCAACTACTACCAGTACCGGCCGTTCCTCGATGACTTCAACAAGACCCGGCACACCAACCTGGTGCCGGTGGTGGGGGTGCACATCGAGCCCTTCGGTGCCTATTCCACCAAGATCAAGAACATCGCCGAGCTCAAGGACGGCGCCAGCGTGTCGATTCCCAACGACCCAGTGAACACCGGCCGGGCCCTGGTGCTGCTGCATGAAGCGGGGTTGATCAAGCTCAAGGACCCGAGCAACACCCTGGCCACCCAGCGCGATATCGTCGACAACCCCAAGCACCTGAAGATCCGTGAACTGGAAGGCGCCTTGCTGGCCCGTTCGGTGAGCCAGGTGGACCTGGCGTTCGTCTTCGCCAACTACGCCCTGGAAGCCGGCATCGACACCAACAGCGCGCTGATCGTGGAGAAGGGCAAGGATCTGTACATCGAATTCCTGGTGGCCCGTCCGGACAACATCGACGACCCGCGGATCCAGAAACTGGCCAAGGCGCTGAACTCCGACGCCGTGCGCCAATTCATCCTGAGCCGTTACAAAGGCCAGATCGCCCCCGGCTTCTAA